The Corvus hawaiiensis isolate bCorHaw1 chromosome 2, bCorHaw1.pri.cur, whole genome shotgun sequence genome includes a window with the following:
- the CPB2 gene encoding carboxypeptidase B2 isoform X2, translated as MKFYLLFFTLFILVQEKHVFTIPRDEVLWALPQTDEQVEALQDLLNTTEVILWQPVVVENIKKDREVHFYVRASNINSIKAQLRQLTIQHKVLIEDVQGIIEKQIVNDTVNARGSSSYYENYHSMKEIYHWMEQVVKVHSDLLQKIYIGSSYEKRPLYVLKISKSKEKSKNAIWIDCGIHAREWISPAFCLWFIGHAIHVRERDQTMTTLLEHFDFYIMPVINVDGYEYTWSHPSNRLWRKSRSAHGNSKCIGTDMNRNFDAHWCGTGASHYECHETYCGPYPESEPEVKAVARFVRDHKDTIKAYITMHSYSQLVLFPYSYTMNKSKDHEELESLAQKAAKAIKRTTWKTYRPGAGAQTIYLAPGGSDDWAYDLGIKYSFTFELRDTGTYGFLLPSREIKPTCLEALSAVKVIAQHVLQNL; from the exons ATGAAGTTTTACCTGctcttttttaccctttttatCTTGGTTCAAGAGAAGCATGTCTTCACTATTCCAAG GGATGAAGTTCTATGGGCTCTCCCACAAACCGATGAACAAGTTGAAGCTCTTCAGGATTTACTGAACACCACTGAG GTCATTCTCTGGCAACCTGTTGTGGTTGAAAACATCAAGAAGGACAGAGAAGTCCATTTCTATGTCAGGGCATCCAACATAAATAGCATAAAAGCTCAGTTAAGGCAACTGACCATCCAACACaa AGTCTTGATAGAAGATGTTCAAGGAATTATTGAAAAACAGATTGTCAATGACACAGTCAATGCTCGCGGATCTTCTTCATACTATGAAAACTACCATTCAATGAAAGAA ATATATCATTGGATGGAGCAAGTAGTGAAAGTCCACTCTGATCTCCTACAGAAAATATATATTGGATCATCCTATGAAAAGCGACCACTTTATGTTCTGAAG ATTtctaaaagcaaggaaaaatcaaaaaatgCCATATGGATTGACTGTGGTATCCACGCTAGAGAATggatttctcctgctttttgcCTGTGGTTCATAGGGCAT GCAATCCATGTGCGTGAGAGAGATCAGACCATGACAACCCTTCTGGAGCACTTTGATTTCTACATCATGCCTGTGATAAACGTGGATGGCTATGAGTACACATGGAGCCACCCATCT AATCGTCTGTGGAGGAAAAGCCGCTCCGCGCACGGTAACAGCAAGTGCATTGGTACTGACATGAACAGGAATTTTGATGCACACTGGTGTG gTACAGGAGCATCTCACTATGAATGCCATGAGACATACTGTGGACCCTACCCAGAGTCTGAGCCTGAAGTGAAAGCAGTGGCTCGCTTTGTCAGAGACCACAAAGACACCATTAAAGCCTACATAACCATGCACTCCTACTCCCAGTTGGTGTTGTTTCCATATTCTTACACTATGAACAAAAGCAAAGACCATGAGGAGCTG gAAAGTCTGGCACAGAAAGCAGCTAAAGCTATAAAGAGGACAACTTGGAAAACTTATAGACCTGGTGCTGGTGCACAAACAATCT ATTTAGCTCCTGGAGGGTCCGACGACTGGGCTTACGATCTTGGCATTAAATATTCTTTCACCTTTGAGCTTCGTGACACAGGAACTTACGgatttttgcttccttctcGAGAAATCAAGCCAACTTGCTTAGAAGCACTTTCTGCTGTCAAAGTGATAGCTCAACACGTTCTTCAAAATTTGTGA
- the CPB2 gene encoding carboxypeptidase B2 isoform X1 yields the protein MAERHPSPGNGNTGLTFPGVSFFYTHKDEVLWALPQTDEQVEALQDLLNTTEVILWQPVVVENIKKDREVHFYVRASNINSIKAQLRQLTIQHKVLIEDVQGIIEKQIVNDTVNARGSSSYYENYHSMKEIYHWMEQVVKVHSDLLQKIYIGSSYEKRPLYVLKISKSKEKSKNAIWIDCGIHAREWISPAFCLWFIGHAIHVRERDQTMTTLLEHFDFYIMPVINVDGYEYTWSHPSNRLWRKSRSAHGNSKCIGTDMNRNFDAHWCGTGASHYECHETYCGPYPESEPEVKAVARFVRDHKDTIKAYITMHSYSQLVLFPYSYTMNKSKDHEELESLAQKAAKAIKRTTWKTYRPGAGAQTIYLAPGGSDDWAYDLGIKYSFTFELRDTGTYGFLLPSREIKPTCLEALSAVKVIAQHVLQNL from the exons ATGGCTGAGAGACACCCCAGCCCAGGAAATGGAAATACGGGTCTGACATTCCCTGGAGTCTCCTTCTTCTACACACACaa GGATGAAGTTCTATGGGCTCTCCCACAAACCGATGAACAAGTTGAAGCTCTTCAGGATTTACTGAACACCACTGAG GTCATTCTCTGGCAACCTGTTGTGGTTGAAAACATCAAGAAGGACAGAGAAGTCCATTTCTATGTCAGGGCATCCAACATAAATAGCATAAAAGCTCAGTTAAGGCAACTGACCATCCAACACaa AGTCTTGATAGAAGATGTTCAAGGAATTATTGAAAAACAGATTGTCAATGACACAGTCAATGCTCGCGGATCTTCTTCATACTATGAAAACTACCATTCAATGAAAGAA ATATATCATTGGATGGAGCAAGTAGTGAAAGTCCACTCTGATCTCCTACAGAAAATATATATTGGATCATCCTATGAAAAGCGACCACTTTATGTTCTGAAG ATTtctaaaagcaaggaaaaatcaaaaaatgCCATATGGATTGACTGTGGTATCCACGCTAGAGAATggatttctcctgctttttgcCTGTGGTTCATAGGGCAT GCAATCCATGTGCGTGAGAGAGATCAGACCATGACAACCCTTCTGGAGCACTTTGATTTCTACATCATGCCTGTGATAAACGTGGATGGCTATGAGTACACATGGAGCCACCCATCT AATCGTCTGTGGAGGAAAAGCCGCTCCGCGCACGGTAACAGCAAGTGCATTGGTACTGACATGAACAGGAATTTTGATGCACACTGGTGTG gTACAGGAGCATCTCACTATGAATGCCATGAGACATACTGTGGACCCTACCCAGAGTCTGAGCCTGAAGTGAAAGCAGTGGCTCGCTTTGTCAGAGACCACAAAGACACCATTAAAGCCTACATAACCATGCACTCCTACTCCCAGTTGGTGTTGTTTCCATATTCTTACACTATGAACAAAAGCAAAGACCATGAGGAGCTG gAAAGTCTGGCACAGAAAGCAGCTAAAGCTATAAAGAGGACAACTTGGAAAACTTATAGACCTGGTGCTGGTGCACAAACAATCT ATTTAGCTCCTGGAGGGTCCGACGACTGGGCTTACGATCTTGGCATTAAATATTCTTTCACCTTTGAGCTTCGTGACACAGGAACTTACGgatttttgcttccttctcGAGAAATCAAGCCAACTTGCTTAGAAGCACTTTCTGCTGTCAAAGTGATAGCTCAACACGTTCTTCAAAATTTGTGA